The segment CGCCGGCTCCGTGCTGCTGCTCCCGCCGAACGCCTACCGCGCCGACCACGCCGCGGTGCGCGCCCACTACTCCGAGGTCGCCAAGGCCGGCGTCCCGATCGTGGCCTACAACAACCCGATCGACACCAAGGTCGACCTCGTCCCGTCGCTGCTCGCCCAGCTGCACGCCGACGGCTCGATCGTCGCCGTCAAGGAGTTCTCCGGCGACGTCCGCCGCGCCTACGAGATCGCCGAGCTGGCCCCCGAGCTGGACCTGCTGATCGGCGCCGACGACGTGCTGCTGGAGCTGGCCATCGCCGGCGCCGTCGGCTGGATCGCCGGCTACCCGAACGCGCTGCCCGCCGCCAGCTCGGAGCTGTACCACGCCGCCGTCTCCGGCGACCTGGCCACCGCCGTCCCGCTCTACAAGTCGCTGCACTCGCTGCTGCGCTGGGACTCCAAGACCGAGTTCGTCCAGTCCATCAAGCTCTCCATGGACATCGCCGGCCGCCCGGGCGGTCCGACCCGCGCCCCGCGCCTGCCGCTCGTCCCGGAGATCGAGGCCGCGGTGCGCGCCGCGACCGAGAAGGCGCTGGCCGACGGCCACAAGTAGGCACACCGCGGCGGGGTCCGGACCGGTCCCGGGGGGAACCGGTCCGGACCGCCGCCGCTCCCGCTCCCGCCCCGTCAGCAGTTGATCGAAGAGAGCACCGCGATGCGGACCCGTCACGTCTTCCACGCCGTCGACTCGCACACCGAGGGAATGCCCACCCGGGTGATCACCGGTGGCTTCGGCACCATCCCCGGCGCCACCATGGCCGAACGGCGCGTCCACTTCCAGCAGCACCTCGACGAGTTCCGCACGCTGCTGATGTACGAACCCCGCGGCCACGCGGCGATGAGCGGCGCGATCCTGCAGCCGCCGACCCGGCCGGACGCCGACTTCGGCGTGCTCTACATCGAGGTCTCCGGGCTGCTGCCGATGTGCGGGCACGGCACCATCGGCGTCGCCACCGTGCTGGTCGAGACCGGCATGGTCCCGGTCGTCGAGCCGGTCACCACCATCCGGCTGGACACCCCGGCCGGGCTGGTCGTCGTCGACGTCAAGGTGGAGAACGGCGCCGCGGTCGGCGTCACCCTCCGCAACGTGCCCTCGTACTCGGTCGCGCTGGACCGCCGGATCGAGGTGCCCGGCTACGGCACGGTCACCTACGACCTGGCGTACGGCGGCAACTACTACGCGATCCTGCCGCTGGAGCAGTTCGGGCTGCCGTTCGAGCGGGAGCGCAAGGACGACATCCTGGCCGCCGGCCTCGCCATGATGGACGCGATCAACGCCTCGGACGACCGGCCGGTCCACCCCGAGAACCCGTCCATCCACAGCTGCCACCACGTCCAGCTGCTCGCGCCCGGGTCGGACGCGAAGCACTCCCGGCACGCGATGGCGATCCACCCCGGCTGGTTCGACCGCTCGCCCTGCGGGACGGGCACCTCCGCGCGGATGGCGCAGCTGCACGCCCGCGGCGAGCTGGCGATCGGCGACGAGTTCCGCAACGACTCCTTCATCGGGACGACCTTCACCGGCCGCCTGGTCGAGGAGACCACCGTGGCCGGCCTGCCCGCCGTCGTCCCGACCGTCACCGGCCGGGCCTGGGTGACCGGCACCGCGCAGTACTTCCTCGACCCGACCGACCCGTTCCCGGCGGGCTTCCTGCTGTAGCGGGGGAGCGGGTGGGCGTGTTCGGGGTACGGGTGGAGCAGGGGGGCCCGCCCGGTTCGGCGGAACCGGGCGCACCGCCCGCCGCCCGTGCCCGGACCACGCCCGCCCGTGTTTTCCCGTTGCGCAGGCAACCGCCAACTCCCCCTTCGCGAAAGGTTCCTGAGAACATGACCACGATCGACTCGTACAACCCCGCCGACCCCGACGACCTGGTCATCTCGGTGCCGGCGACGGACGCCGCCGGCGTCGCCGAGGCGATCGCGGGCGCGCGCGAGGCGCAGCGCGGCTGGTGGGCGCTGGGCGCGGCCGGGCGCTCGCTGGCGCTGACCCGGGCCGCCGCCGCGATCGAGGGGGCCGCCGACGAGCTGGCCGAGCTGGTCGTCCGCGAGGTCGGCAAGCCGATCGCCGAGGCCCGCGGCGAGGTCGCCCGCACCGTGGCGATCTGGCGCTACTACGCGCAGGCGCCGTTCGCCGCCTCCGGCGAGGTGCACGAGCCCGCCGCCGGGCAGGGCCTGCTGCTGACCCGCCGCCGCCCGTACGGCGTGGCCGGCCTGATCACGCCGTGGAACTTCCCGCTGGCGATCCCGACCTGGAAGGCCGCCCCGGCGCTGGCCGTCGGCAACGCCGTGGTGCTCAAGCCGTCCTCCGAGGCGGTCGCGGTGGCGCTGCGGCTGGCCGAGCTCGCGGGCCTGCCCGAGGGCGTGCTGACGATCGTCCCGGGCGGTGCCGCGGCGGGGACGGCACTGATCGGCGGCGCCGACGTCATCTCCTTCACCGGCTCGACCTGGGTGGGCCGCTCGGTGATCGCGGGGGCGACCGAGCGCGGCATCCCGGTGCAGTCCGAGATGGGCGGCCTGAACGCCGCGCTGGTGCTGCCGGACGCCGACATCGCGCAGGCCGCCGCGCACCTGGCCAACGCCATCGCCGGCTACGCGGGCCAGAAGTGCACCGCCACCAGCCGGGTGATCGCCGTCGGCGACGCGTACGAGCCGCTGGCCGAGGCGCTCGCCAAGGCGCTCGCCCAGACCCCGGCCGCCGACCCGTCCGCGCCCACCACCTCGTGCGGCCCGGTGATCAACCGGGAGTCGCTGGAGCGGCTGACCGACGCCATCGACACCGCCCGCGAGGGCGGCGCGACCGTGCTGGCCGGCGGCGCCAAGGCCGACCGGGCCGGCTGGTTCCTGGAGCCCACCCTGGTCGAGGCCGTCCCGGCCGGACACCCGCTGCTGGAGGAGGAGTTCTTCGGCCCGGTCGCCGTGCTGGTGCCCGCCGCCGACCTGGACGAGGCGATCGCCATCGCCAACAACACCCGGCACAGCCTCTCCACCTCCGTCCACTCGCGCAGCCTGGACGTGGCGCTGGCCGCCGCGGACCGCCTGGACGCCGGCATGATCCGGATCAACGCCCCCTCCAGCGGCGTCGACTTCCACCTGCCGTTCGGCGGCGCCAAGGGCGCCTCGTACGGCTCGCGCGAGCAGGGCCAGGCCGTGCTCGACTTCTACACCGCGTCGCGCACCGTCAGCGTGCTGCCCGCCGGGGAGTACTGATGAACCAGCAGGTCTCGACCACCGACTACCACACCGCCGGCGAGCCGTTCCGGATCGTCATCGCGGGCCTGCCGCCGATCCCCGGCGACACCGTCGCCGAGCGCCGCTCGATCGCGATCGGCTCCGGCGGCAGCGCCACCTCGCCGCGCCCCAGCGCGCTGGACGACGTGCGCCGCCTGCTGACCCGCGAACCGCGCGGACACGCCGGCATGTACGGCGGGTTCATCGTGCCCGCGGACGACAGCGAGGCGCACTTCGGCGTCCTGTTCTGGCACAAGGACGGTTACTCGACCGCCTGCGGCCACGGCACCATGGCGCTCGGCGCCTGGGCCGTCGACACCGGCCTGGTGCCCGCCCCCGAGGACGGCACCGCGCTGGTCCGGATCGACGTCCCGTCCGGCCGGGTCAGCGCCACCGTGCACCGCAGCGGCGGCCGCACCACCGCGGTGACCTTCCGCAACATCCCGACCCGGGTGCTGGCCCGCAAGGTCGAGCTGACCACCTCGCTCGGGACGGTCCAGGTCGACCTGGCGCACTCCGGCGCGGTCTACGCCTCGCTGCCCGCCGCCGCGCTCGGCCTGTCCGTCGTCCCCGACCGGCTGTCCGAACTGACCGCCGCCGGACGGGAGATCCGGGCCGCGCTGGAGGGCCACGAGGCGCTCGCCGCGTACCGCGACGGCGTCTACGGCGTCATCCTGTACGACGAGCTGCCCGACACGCCGACCGGCCCGCACCAGCGCAACGTCACCGTCTTCGCCGACGGCCAGATCGACCGCTCCCCGTGCGGCTCCGGCACCTCCGCCCGGCTCGCCCTGCTCGCCGACGAGGGCGCCCTCACCGGCGACCGGGTGCTGCGCCACGACTCGATCATCGGCACCGTCTTCACCGGCCGGGTCCGCGAGCCGCAGGACGGCGGCGTGATCACCGAGGTCACCGGCACCGCGCACCGCACCGGCGAGCACCGCTTCGTCCTCGACCACGAGGACAGCCTGGGCGCGGGGTTCCTGCTGTGACCCTGCCCGAGATCGCCCTGACCCTGGGGTACGCCGACGCGGTGGACGCCCTGGAGCGCACCCTGCTCGACGGGCTGGACGTGGAGGGCTGCCCGGCCCGCGCCAACATCCGGGTGCCGGCCGGCGAGCTGCTGCTGATGCCCGCCGCGACCGCCGAGTTCACCGGCGTGAAGATCGCCGGAGTGGCACCCGCCAACCCGGCGGTCGGACTGCCCCGGATCACCGGCTCGTACCTGCTGCTCGACGGCCCCACCCTGCAGCCCGCCGCGCTGCTCGACGGAGTGGCGCTCACCTCGCTGCGCACCCCCGCCGTCACCGCGCTCGCGCTGCGGGCGCTGGCCGGGCCGGACGCCCGCCACCTGGTGGTGTTCGGCGCCGGGCCGCAGGCGCTCGGCCACGTCGAGGCGCTCAAGGCCGTGCTGCCCGGGCTGGCCGAGGTCACCGTGGTGGCCCGCCGCCCCGGACCCGCCGCGGAACTCGTCGAACGCGCCGCCGCGCTGGGCCTGGCGGCCCGGGCCGGCGGCCCCGAGGCGGTCGCCGACGCGGACCTGGTGGTGTGCTGCACCACCGCCCGCACCCCGCTGTTCGACGGCCGGCTGGTGCCCGACCGGGCGGTCGTCGCCGCGGTCGGCTCGCACGAGCCGGAGGCCCGCGAGGTGGACGCCGAACTGGTCGGCCGCGCCGACCTGTTCGTCGAGGCCCGGCAGGTCGCGCTGCGCGAGGCCGGGGACCTGCTGATGGCCGGAGTGGGGGCCGACCGGCTCGCCAATCTGGCCGAACTGGTCACCGGGAAGGCCGAAGTCCGCCATGATCGACCCAGGTTCTTCAAGAGCGTCGGCATGGCCTGGCAGGATCTGGCGGTGGCGGCGGCGCAGTACCTGGCCGAGCGCCAGAACGTGGACCGGGCGGCGGCCGAAGGGCAGTAGGGCGGTACGGTTCGGGGGGACCGGCGGGACACGTACAGCGATAACCGCACGTAGGGCATTCACTCTCCGCAACGTGACATTGTACAATGAGGCCCTGATTGGACCTCCGGAGGAACACCATGGCCGACCTCAAGCCCCGCAACCTCATCTCCGTGCAGGAGCGGCTGCGCGACCAGGTCGCCCACGCCCTGCGTGCGGCACTCATCTCCGGTGAACTGCGTCCCGGGGTGGTCTACTCCGCCCCGACGCTGGCCGCCGACTTCGGGGTCTCCGCCACCCCCGTCCGCGAGGCGATGCTCGACCTGGCCCGCGAGGGCCTGGTCGAGGCCGTCCGCAACAAGGGGTTCCGGGTCACCGAACTCTCCGACCGCGACCTCGACGAGTTCACCGAGATCCGCGCCCTGATCGAGATCCCCACCGTCGGCCAGGTCGCCCGGATCGCCACCGCCGAACAACTGGAGGCCCTGCGCCCCCAGGCCCAGGCGATCGTCGAGGCCGCCCGCAAGCGCGACCTGATCGGCTACCTGGAAGCCGACCGGCAGTTCCACCTCGACCTGCTCGCGCTGGCCGGCAACGCCCGGCTCGTCGAGACCGTCAACGACCTGCGCAAGCGCTCCCGGCTCTACGGCCTCAACCGGCTCGACCAGCAGGGCGAACTCGTCGCCTCCGCCGAGGAGCACCTCGAACTGCTCGACGTGCTGCTCACCGGCGACGCCGACGCCGCGCAGGAGTGCATGACCCGGCACCTCGGCCACATCCGCCACCTGTGGGCGGTCGGCGACAAGGCCGCCGCCGGGCAGCAGGCCGCCGAGCCGGAGACCGCGCTGCGGCTGCCGGCCCGCTGAGGGTTCCGGGGCGCGCCGGTCGGGTGACCGGGTGACCGGTTGACCGGTTGGGCGTTCCCGGGTGTTCCGGGTTTTTCGGCCCCGGTGTTCCGCTGACGCGGGATGCCGGGGCCGAAGGTTTTTCCGGGACGGGTGCGGCTTTTCCGTGGCGGGGGGCGTTTGCGGGCGGGAGGGGGCTTCCGGGTTTCAGG is part of the Kitasatospora setae KM-6054 genome and harbors:
- a CDS encoding aldehyde dehydrogenase family protein; translation: MTTIDSYNPADPDDLVISVPATDAAGVAEAIAGAREAQRGWWALGAAGRSLALTRAAAAIEGAADELAELVVREVGKPIAEARGEVARTVAIWRYYAQAPFAASGEVHEPAAGQGLLLTRRRPYGVAGLITPWNFPLAIPTWKAAPALAVGNAVVLKPSSEAVAVALRLAELAGLPEGVLTIVPGGAAAGTALIGGADVISFTGSTWVGRSVIAGATERGIPVQSEMGGLNAALVLPDADIAQAAAHLANAIAGYAGQKCTATSRVIAVGDAYEPLAEALAKALAQTPAADPSAPTTSCGPVINRESLERLTDAIDTAREGGATVLAGGAKADRAGWFLEPTLVEAVPAGHPLLEEEFFGPVAVLVPAADLDEAIAIANNTRHSLSTSVHSRSLDVALAAADRLDAGMIRINAPSSGVDFHLPFGGAKGASYGSREQGQAVLDFYTASRTVSVLPAGEY
- a CDS encoding proline racemase family protein, whose protein sequence is MNQQVSTTDYHTAGEPFRIVIAGLPPIPGDTVAERRSIAIGSGGSATSPRPSALDDVRRLLTREPRGHAGMYGGFIVPADDSEAHFGVLFWHKDGYSTACGHGTMALGAWAVDTGLVPAPEDGTALVRIDVPSGRVSATVHRSGGRTTAVTFRNIPTRVLARKVELTTSLGTVQVDLAHSGAVYASLPAAALGLSVVPDRLSELTAAGREIRAALEGHEALAAYRDGVYGVILYDELPDTPTGPHQRNVTVFADGQIDRSPCGSGTSARLALLADEGALTGDRVLRHDSIIGTVFTGRVREPQDGGVITEVTGTAHRTGEHRFVLDHEDSLGAGFLL
- a CDS encoding proline racemase family protein is translated as MRTRHVFHAVDSHTEGMPTRVITGGFGTIPGATMAERRVHFQQHLDEFRTLLMYEPRGHAAMSGAILQPPTRPDADFGVLYIEVSGLLPMCGHGTIGVATVLVETGMVPVVEPVTTIRLDTPAGLVVVDVKVENGAAVGVTLRNVPSYSVALDRRIEVPGYGTVTYDLAYGGNYYAILPLEQFGLPFERERKDDILAAGLAMMDAINASDDRPVHPENPSIHSCHHVQLLAPGSDAKHSRHAMAIHPGWFDRSPCGTGTSARMAQLHARGELAIGDEFRNDSFIGTTFTGRLVEETTVAGLPAVVPTVTGRAWVTGTAQYFLDPTDPFPAGFLL
- a CDS encoding dihydrodipicolinate synthase family protein is translated as MTRTPHDAARPWRGIMVATTLPFRDDLSVDYDAYAEHVRWLIDNGCDGVVPNGSLGEYQTLTAEERAKVVTTAVEAAGDGSRVMPGVAAYGSAESRRWAEQAAEAGAGSVLLLPPNAYRADHAAVRAHYSEVAKAGVPIVAYNNPIDTKVDLVPSLLAQLHADGSIVAVKEFSGDVRRAYEIAELAPELDLLIGADDVLLELAIAGAVGWIAGYPNALPAASSELYHAAVSGDLATAVPLYKSLHSLLRWDSKTEFVQSIKLSMDIAGRPGGPTRAPRLPLVPEIEAAVRAATEKALADGHK
- a CDS encoding ornithine cyclodeaminase family protein, translating into MTLPEIALTLGYADAVDALERTLLDGLDVEGCPARANIRVPAGELLLMPAATAEFTGVKIAGVAPANPAVGLPRITGSYLLLDGPTLQPAALLDGVALTSLRTPAVTALALRALAGPDARHLVVFGAGPQALGHVEALKAVLPGLAEVTVVARRPGPAAELVERAAALGLAARAGGPEAVADADLVVCCTTARTPLFDGRLVPDRAVVAAVGSHEPEAREVDAELVGRADLFVEARQVALREAGDLLMAGVGADRLANLAELVTGKAEVRHDRPRFFKSVGMAWQDLAVAAAQYLAERQNVDRAAAEGQ
- a CDS encoding GntR family transcriptional regulator, whose product is MADLKPRNLISVQERLRDQVAHALRAALISGELRPGVVYSAPTLAADFGVSATPVREAMLDLAREGLVEAVRNKGFRVTELSDRDLDEFTEIRALIEIPTVGQVARIATAEQLEALRPQAQAIVEAARKRDLIGYLEADRQFHLDLLALAGNARLVETVNDLRKRSRLYGLNRLDQQGELVASAEEHLELLDVLLTGDADAAQECMTRHLGHIRHLWAVGDKAAAGQQAAEPETALRLPAR